The stretch of DNA CGGACACGAAGGAGACCACACCATGCCCCTCGACGGCATCACCGGCTCGGTGGACGCAGCGACGCAGGCCGCCGCGCTCGCGCAGACCGCTAGCGCGAAGAAGTCCCAGACGATGGACTCCGAGGTGTTCATGAAGCTGCTCGTCACGCAGCTCCGGAACCAGGACCCGTCCTCGCCAATGGACACCAACCAGATGATCAGCCAGCAGACGCAGCTCGCGACGATGGAGCAGATCACCAACCAGACCACGACGGCGAACGAGAACTTCTCGCTGCAGATGCGCATCGCCGCCGCGAACCTCGTCGGCAAGCAGGTCAGCTACACCGACGCGAGC from Curtobacterium sp. SGAir0471 encodes:
- a CDS encoding flagellar hook assembly protein FlgD; this encodes MPLDGITGSVDAATQAAALAQTASAKKSQTMDSEVFMKLLVTQLRNQDPSSPMDTNQMISQQTQLATMEQITNQTTTANENFSLQMRIAAANLVGKQVSYTDASTGTAVSGTATAVSYANSVPTVTVNGKEVDLDVISGIKAA